One segment of Acidovorax sp. DW039 DNA contains the following:
- the cysC gene encoding adenylyl-sulfate kinase, translating to MMNALRQPTEPVPAGLQTAPTAERVVIPHTGHITAHLREHLLQQRPVTVWFTGLSGAGKSTLAYALEERLHARGYSSFVLDGDNLRHRLNKDLGFTARERSENIRRVAEVAALMNEAGLMVFTALISPQEEDRATARAIVGADRFLEVHVSTPLEVCEERDPKGLYDRARAGAIPHFTGISAPYEAPQLPDLEVNTAGLSLDQACAQVLRLLTERGFMEPPTS from the coding sequence ATGATGAACGCACTGAGGCAACCGACCGAACCAGTCCCAGCAGGCCTGCAAACAGCGCCAACCGCTGAGCGGGTCGTCATTCCCCACACGGGGCATATCACGGCGCATCTGCGTGAACATTTGCTGCAGCAGCGGCCCGTGACCGTGTGGTTCACGGGCTTGAGCGGCGCAGGCAAATCGACGCTGGCCTACGCCCTGGAGGAACGGTTGCATGCGCGTGGCTATTCAAGCTTTGTGCTGGACGGAGACAACCTGCGCCATCGCCTGAACAAGGACCTGGGCTTCACCGCCCGTGAGCGCAGCGAGAACATTCGGCGGGTGGCCGAGGTAGCGGCGCTGATGAATGAAGCCGGTCTGATGGTGTTTACCGCCCTGATTTCCCCTCAGGAGGAAGACCGGGCCACCGCACGCGCCATTGTGGGTGCCGACCGGTTTCTGGAAGTGCATGTCAGCACGCCGCTGGAGGTGTGCGAAGAGCGGGACCCCAAGGGGCTGTATGACCGCGCCAGGGCGGGTGCCATTCCCCACTTCACGGGCATCAGCGCGCCCTATGAGGCTCCGCAGTTGCCCGATCTGGAAGTGAATACGGCTGGTCTCAGCCTGGACCAGGCCTGCGCGCAGGTGCTGCGCTTGCTCACCGAGCGTGGATTCATGGAGCCCCCGACATCATGA
- a CDS encoding acyl-homoserine-lactone synthase: protein MRFTSGCSAELRPALMQRLARYRHRVFVETLGWQLQCRNALEYDQFDRDDTLYVIAQNAEGDVIGTARLLPTTRPYLLSEVFPTLLNGAQPPRSPDVWELSRFAAMDFSGQTGTALEQFSSPITTGLLRAASRCAMAQGAQRMVTVSPLGVERLIRRTGFEHHRLGPPMLVDNQPLFACSIRCE from the coding sequence ATGCGCTTCACATCCGGTTGTTCTGCTGAGCTGCGCCCTGCCCTGATGCAACGCCTGGCCCGCTATCGCCACCGGGTCTTTGTCGAAACGCTGGGCTGGCAGTTGCAATGCCGCAACGCGCTCGAGTACGACCAGTTTGACCGTGACGACACCCTGTATGTGATTGCGCAGAACGCAGAGGGAGACGTGATTGGCACCGCACGGCTGCTGCCCACCACCAGGCCTTATCTGCTCTCTGAAGTGTTTCCCACTCTGCTCAATGGGGCACAGCCGCCCCGTTCGCCCGATGTGTGGGAGTTGTCTCGCTTTGCAGCCATGGATTTTTCAGGGCAGACGGGAACAGCCCTGGAGCAATTTTCCTCTCCCATCACCACAGGTCTCCTGCGGGCAGCCAGCCGCTGTGCCATGGCACAGGGCGCGCAGCGCATGGTCACCGTGTCTCCGCTGGGTGTGGAAAGGTTGATTCGGCGCACCGGGTTCGAACACCACCGGCTGGGCCCGCCGATGCTGGTGGACAACCAGCCGTTGTTTGCCTGCTCCATCCGCTGCGAGTAA